Proteins from one uncultured Desulfuromonas sp. genomic window:
- the moaA gene encoding GTP 3',8-cyclase MoaA codes for MTLVDPYQRTINYLRLSITDRCNLRCRYCRPHGRAANRTRRLLRDREILFLAQQAIDLGVEKIRITGGEPLVRPGVIGLLGELRALDGLQHLVLTTNGLLLSRYASDLAAAGVQRINVSIDSLRHDRFHDITQGGSLVEWCRGIDAAENAGLTVKLNVVVMAGVNDEEVVDFVRFASQRGWTVRFIEYMPFAGDHYKAMDEQVLRERLDRAGFSLTPLPSGKIAGPAREYAVAGGAGRVGFISARSCPFCQQCNRLRITAYGEGRGCLFSTEGINVRPALETFDRELLKDQLMQLASQKPQQYVSLDRGEQVVMSAVGG; via the coding sequence ATGACTCTGGTTGATCCGTATCAACGCACCATCAATTATCTGCGTCTGTCCATTACCGACCGGTGTAATTTGCGCTGCCGGTATTGCCGACCGCATGGTCGGGCGGCAAATCGGACCCGCCGGCTGTTACGTGACCGGGAGATCCTGTTTTTGGCTCAACAGGCGATTGATCTCGGGGTGGAAAAGATCCGTATCACTGGGGGCGAGCCTTTGGTACGCCCCGGTGTGATTGGTCTGCTTGGTGAATTGCGTGCTCTGGATGGTTTGCAGCACCTGGTTCTGACCACCAATGGTCTACTGCTGTCACGTTATGCGTCTGATCTGGCCGCTGCCGGGGTTCAACGGATCAATGTCAGTATCGATTCCTTACGCCATGATCGATTTCACGATATCACCCAAGGGGGGTCACTGGTGGAGTGGTGTCGGGGTATCGATGCTGCGGAAAATGCCGGTTTGACGGTTAAGCTCAATGTGGTGGTCATGGCCGGGGTCAATGACGAAGAAGTGGTCGATTTTGTCCGTTTTGCCAGTCAGCGGGGCTGGACCGTGCGCTTTATTGAATATATGCCGTTTGCCGGCGACCACTATAAGGCGATGGATGAACAGGTGTTGCGCGAACGTCTTGATCGGGCAGGTTTTTCGTTGACACCGTTGCCGTCCGGAAAAATCGCCGGACCGGCGCGTGAATATGCTGTGGCTGGGGGGGCAGGGAGAGTTGGTTTTATCTCTGCGCGTTCCTGTCCGTTTTGCCAACAGTGCAACCGCTTACGCATTACGGCTTACGGTGAAGGGCGCGGATGTCTGTTCAGCACTGAAGGGATCAATGTGAGACCGGCGCTGGAAACGTTTGACCGTGAATTGTTGAAAGATCAGCTGATGCAACTGGCCTCT